The proteins below come from a single Aegilops tauschii subsp. strangulata cultivar AL8/78 chromosome 6, Aet v6.0, whole genome shotgun sequence genomic window:
- the LOC109775278 gene encoding allene oxide synthase 4, translated as MTSKVANSSGSNNADAKLSPSGLPVREVPGGYGVPFLSPLRDRLDYYYFQGAEEYFRSRIARNGGATVLRVNMPPGPFITTDSRVVAFLDARSFSVLLDDAKVDKTDTLDGTFMPSLALFGGYRPLAFLDAADPHHAALKRVMISLAAARMHHVAPAFRTAFGAVFDAADAGLGDGPVQFNKLNEHHMFDFTCSALFGGTPPSKAMGDGAVTKAIKWLGVQLHPLASKIIKPWLLEDLLLHTFRLPPLLVRRDYADLTAYFAEAAAGVLNDADKAQSGISRDELLHNLVFTAIFNAYGGFKIFLPHVIKWLARAGPALHARLASEVRAAVPNGSDITVPAVDKMPLVKSVVWEALRMNPPVEFQYGRARQDLVVESHDAAYRVRKGEMLFGYQPLATRDERVFKQAGEFVPDRFVGGEGRLLGNVVWSNGPENSEPAEGNKQCPGKDVVVAVGRLMVAELFRRYDTFTADVKEMPLEPVVTFTSLTRAKAE; from the coding sequence ATGACGTCCAAGGTAGCCAACAGCTCCGGCAGCAACAATGCGGATGCCAAGCTATCGCCGTCGGGGCTCCCCGTCCGGGAGGTCCCGGGCGGCTACGGCGTTCCCTTCTTGTCGCCGCTGCGCGACCGCCTTGACTACTACTACTTCCAGGGCGCGGAGGAGTACTTCCGCTCCCGCATCGCCCGGAACGGCGGCGCCACCGTGCTGCGCGTCAACATGCCCCCCGGGCCGTTCATCACCACCGACTCCCGCGTCGTCGCCTTCCTCGACGCGCGCAGCTTCAGCGTGCTCCTCGACGACGCCAAGGTCGACAAGACCGACACGCTCGACGGGACCTTCATGCCCTCCCTCGCGCTCTTCGGCGGCTACCGCCCGCTCGCCTTCCTCGACGCTGCCGACCCCCACCACGCCGCGCTCAAGCGCGTCATGATCAGCCTCGCCGCCGCGCGGATGCACCACGTCGCGCCGGCCTTCCGCACCGCTTTCGGCGCCGTGTTCGACGCCGCCGACGCCGGCCTCGGCGACGGCCCCGTCCAGTTCAACAAGCTCAACGAGCACCACATGTTCGACTTCACCTGCTCCGCGCTGTTCGGCGGCACGCCGCCGAGCAAGGCCATGGGCGACGGCGCCGTGACCAAGGCCATCAAGTGGCTCGGCGTGCAGCTGCACCCGCTCGCCAGTAAGATCATCAAGCCGTGGCTGCTCGAGGATCTCCTTCTCCACACCTTCCGCCTGCCGCCGTTGCTGGTTCGCCGGGACTACGCCGACCTGACAGCCTACTTCGCCGAAGCTGCCGCCGGCGTTCTCAACGACGCCGACAAGGCTCAGTCCGGCATCTCACGCGACGAGCTCCTCCACAACCTAGTCTTCACCGCCATCTTCAACGCCTACGGAGGCTTCAAGATCTTCCTGCCGCACGTCATCAAGTGGCTAGCCCGCGCCGGCCCGGCTCTGCACGCCAGGCTCGCCAGCGAGGTCCGCGCCGCCGTGCCCAACGGCAGCGACATCACCGTGCCCGCCGTCGACAAGATGCCGCTGGTGAAGTCGGTGGTGTGGGAGGCGCTGCGCATGAACCCGCCGGTGGAGTTTCAGTACGGCCGCGCGCGCCAGGACCTGGTGGTCGAGAGCCACGACGCCGCCTACCGGGTGCGCAAGGGCGAGATGCTCTTCGGGTACCAGCCTCTGGCGACCCGCGACGAGCgcgtgttcaagcaggccggcgaGTTCGTCCCTGACCGGTTCGTGGGCGGCGAAGGGCGGCTGCTCGGGAACGTGGTGTGGTCGAACGGGCCGGAGAACAGCGAGCCGGCGGAGGGGAACAAGCAGTGCCCCGGGAAGGACGTGGTGGTGGCGGTCGGGAGGCTAATGGTGGCGGAGCTGTTCCGGCGGTACGACACATTCACCGCCGACGTGAAGGAGATGCCGCTAGAGCCGGTGGTGACGTTCACTTCGCTGACCAGGGCCAAGGCAGAGTGA